The window GGTGTTTCCGATAAGGGTACCGTTGTGGTTGTTACGTAACCTTTTTTTATCAACGTGTTTAACGTTGCGGCGCCAACACCGGCCTCGCGTAATAATACGGGTCTGGCGATACCGGGATGAGCGGCGATTACGTTGAGTGCCCTTACCTGGGCCGGAGCTTTTAATGATTCGAGCTGCGTCAGTATGACTGAAGCATCTCCCTCCGGCCAGAGGCAGTGCTGGTCGCGCCTTGTTTTGTTCCCGACCGGCCCGTAAAGAACGGACAGGGCTTCGCGGTAAGTACACAGGTAGCGCGACGCAATCCACCTTGCCAGTTTAATCAAAACCGGTGGCACGGAAGGCGTTTCTTCGTCCAAAGAAAGAATTTCTTTGAGATCGATATTCGGAGAGGCTTCGTCACCCGTCGCGAGAACGCAACCGGTGACCTTTTGCCTTCCAAAAGGAACAACGACCCGCGAACCAGGCACTATCACTTCGATTAAATTTTCGGGGATTGCGTACGTAAAAACCCGGTCGAGGCCGCGCAGAGGCCGGTTTATAATTACCTGAGCTACAATCGTCTTGTTCAAGAATTGTTTTTTCCTTCCTGCGAGGAGTGTGCCGCACCTCGAACACCATGCTGTAACATGGATGGCTCCAGTTCCGGGAGGACCGGAGGTAAGGTGATGCCGGAAGATATGGAAGGGGTTTTTGGAAACCGCCGGCCGCCGGTTTTATCGCGGTAATTAATCGTATTGCAGGAGATCAAGGATTACATCGAGCAAGCGGTGGGCAACCGAAAGCTTGTCCATCATCGGCAGTTCAATAAACCTTCCGTCGCGGAAAACCAGACCGACGGCATTGGTGTCCGTTTCAAACCCCGCACCCTCCCGTCCTATATCGTTAGCAACGATGAGATCAAGATTTTTGGCCTGAAGTTTTGTACGGGCATGATCCAGCACGTTTTCGGTTTCGGCGGCAAAGCCGACCAGAATCTGCTGATTTTTGTGACTGCCGAGTTCCATAAGGATATCCGGGTTCGGCGTAAACTTCACCGTAAGCTCCGCGTTTTCTTTCTTGATTTTCCGCTTTGATAGACTTGCAGGACGATAATCACTGACGGCAGCGCACATTATAACGATTTGTGACGCATCAAAATGCGAAAGCACCGCTTCTCTCATTTCAAAAGCGGTGTTTATCCCTATAAAAGATACCCCGGAAGGCTTTTCGATGCTGGTAGGGCCGCTGACCAAAACAACACGGGCACCTCTGTCGCGGGCTGCCCGTGCTATGGCGTATCCCATCTTGCCGGAACTCCGGTTGGTGATGTACCGCACCGGGTCCAGGTGTTCGCGGGTCGGCCCCGCCGTAACCAGGAATTTTAATCCCTTAAGGTCCTTGGGCGCAAGAACGCCGCGGATGGTCTCCAGTACGGTCGTTGCCGGAGCCAGGCGTCCGGTCCCGGCTTTACCACAGGCCAGGCGGCCTGTTTCAGGAGGAACAAAAACATAACCGCGTTCCTCAAGTTTTTTGATATTCTCCTGAAGAACCGGATTCTCATACATTCGGGAATTCATTGCCGGACAAAGGATTACGGGGCTCTTAAAGGCCAGAAGAAGCGTCGTTAGGAGGTCCGGCCCGAGTCCGCAGGCGGCCTGTCCGATAACGTTTGCCGTCGCCGGGTAGA is drawn from Bacillota bacterium and contains these coding sequences:
- the coaBC gene encoding bifunctional phosphopantothenoylcysteine decarboxylase/phosphopantothenate--cysteine ligase CoaBC, translated to MLNGMKIVVGVTGGIGAYKAAELVSRLRDEGATVPVVMTDAAREFIRPLVFETLTGQSVFTGLFGGKNPLPHITLSESDLLVVYPATANVIGQAACGLGPDLLTTLLLAFKSPVILCPAMNSRMYENPVLQENIKKLEERGYVFVPPETGRLACGKAGTGRLAPATTVLETIRGVLAPKDLKGLKFLVTAGPTREHLDPVRYITNRSSGKMGYAIARAARDRGARVVLVSGPTSIEKPSGVSFIGINTAFEMREAVLSHFDASQIVIMCAAVSDYRPASLSKRKIKKENAELTVKFTPNPDILMELGSHKNQQILVGFAAETENVLDHARTKLQAKNLDLIVANDIGREGAGFETDTNAVGLVFRDGRFIELPMMDKLSVAHRLLDVILDLLQYD